Below is a window of Saccharomonospora viridis DSM 43017 DNA.
GACCGACAGGGAATATTTACGCCGAATACTCAGAGTAATGGTTACTCCTCGTCGTCACCAGGTCAAGCAGATCATCGCCGTCTGGGGTTACTCACAGAGACAGACCACCCGTAAGGGCGAGGTTCTGTTCCTGCTACTGTCGGACCGGTTCGCCTGGTGCATCCAGGGCAAAGAGCATCCTTTAAGGACCCGTCCAGTGAGGCGGGGAAGGAGACCTTCCGTGGCGTCACGATCGCGTGGCGCGACCGGATCGGCCGCTGAGCGCGAGCTGCTCTCGGCCGGTGACGTTGCGCGCACTATCGCCCGAATGGCCCATCAGGTCATCGAAAAAACCGCGCTCGGTGCTGAGGGCATGCCCCCACCCGTGTTGCTGGGCATCCCGACGCGAGGAGCGCCTCTCGCGGCTCGGTTGAGCGCGAGGATCACCGAGTTCTCCGGTGTGGCGGTGCCCAAGGGCACACTCGATGTCACGTTGTACCGGGACGATCTCCGCCGTCGTCCCACTCGACCCCTCGCCCAGACCCAGCTTCCGGACTCCGGCATCGACGACCGGGTCGTCGTGCTCGTCGACGACGTCCTGTACTCCGGCCGGACCATCCGAGCCGCGCTGGACGCACTGCGTGATCACGGGCGACCTCGGGCCGTGCAGTTGGCGGTGCTCATCGACCGTGGCCATCGGGAGCTGCCCATCCGCGCCGACTACGTGGGCAAGAACGTCCCGACCTCGCGGTCCGAGGACGTCTCGGTGTTGTTGGACGAGGTCGACGGCCGCGACGCCGTATTGCTCAGGGAGCGTCGATGAGGCATCTGCTGTCCACCGACGGTCTCGACGCCGCTACGGCCACGGCGATCCTCGACACGGCCGATGAACTGAAACGCACTCTGTTGGGCCGCGAGGTCCGCAAACTACCCACGCTGCGTGGGCGCACCGTGATCACCTTGTTCTACGAGAACTCGACCCGCACCCGGGTGTCGTTCGAGATCGCGGGCAAGTGGATGAGCGCCGACGTGGTGAACGTCTCCGCGGGCGGTTCGTCGGTCGGCAAGGGTGAATCCCTCCGGGACACCGCGTTGACGTTGTCGGCCGCAGGCGCGGACTGCGTGGTCATCCGGCATCCGGCCTCCGGTGCCGCTCATCGGCTCGCGGGCTGGCTGGCCGAGACGGGGACCAGCGTGATCAACGCCGGGGACGGGACGCACGAGCATCCGACGCAGGCGTTACTCGACGCCGCCACGCTGCGGGAGCGACTCGGCGGCCTTGAGGGCCGTCGCGTGACGATCGTCGGTGACGTGCTCCACAGCCGGGTCGCGCGGTCGAACGCGCATCTGCTGCCCCTGCTCGGCGCGGAGGTGACGTTGGTCGCACCACCGACGTTGTTGCCGGTGGGAGTGGAGTCGTGGCCGGTCACCGTGTCCCACGATCTCGATGCCGCCCTGCCCGCCACCGACGCGGTGATGATGCTGCGCGTGCAGGCCGAGCGCATGCACGGAGGTTTCTTCCCTTCGGCGCGGGAATACGCGATCGCGTACGGATTGAACGAGACCCGGCTGAAATTGCTGCCCGAACACGCCGTGGTACTGCACCCGGGACCGATGCTGCGCGGGATGGAGATCGCCTCGGCGGTGGCCGACGCACCCAACGCGGTGATCACCGAACAGGTCCGTAACGGTGTGCACGTGCGGATGGCGGTGCTCTATCACCTGCTGGCGGGGGAAGGGGAGAAGTCGTGACGACCAGCAGTGTCCTGCTGCGGCAGGTCAGGCTGTACGGAACCGGTGAGCCCGTCGACGTGTTGATCGCCGACGGTGTGATCGCGGAGATAGGACGCCCCGACGCGCCCGCCGGGGCCGAGGTGATCGACGGCGACGGACAGATCCTGCTGCCGGGTTTCGTCGATCTGCACACCCATTTGCGGGAGCCGGGCAGGGAGGACGCCGAAACGATCGAAACCGGCTCGGCGGCCGCCGCGCTGGGTGGTTACACGGCGGTGTTCGCCATGGCCAACACCGACCCGGTGGCCGACAACGCCGTGATCACCGACTACGTGTGGCGGCGGGGCCAGGAGGTCGGCCTCGTGGACGTGCATCCCGTGGGTGCGGTCACCGTGGGGCTGGCGGGCGAGCGGCTCGCCGAGATGGGCACGATGGCCAACTCGGCGGCCAGGGTGCGGATGTTCTCCGACGACGGACACTGCGTCTTCGACCCCCTCGTGATGCGCAGGGCGTTGGAGTACTCCACCGCGCTCGGCGTCGTGGTGGCCCAACACGCCGAGGACCCGCGGCTGACGGTGGGAGCTCAGGCGCATGAGGGGGAACGGGCCGCGCGGCTGGGATACCCGGGGTGGCCCGCCTCCGCGGAGGAATCCATCGTCGCCCGGGACTGTGTGCTCGCCCGGCACGCCGGGGCGCGATTGCACATCTGCCATGTCTCGGCGGCGGGGACGGTGGACGTGTTGCGTTGGGCCAAGGAGCTCGGTACCGCCGTCTCGGCCGAGGTGACACCGCATCATCTGTTGCTCACCGATGAGCGGCTGAGCACGTTCGACCCGGTCAACAAGGTCAATCCGCCACTGCGTTCCGAGGCCGACGTCCAACGCATGCGGCAGGCGTTGGCCGACGGAGTGATCGACTGCGTGGCCACCGATCACGCACCACACGCGCCGCAGGACAAGGACTGCGAATGGGCCGCGGCGCGGCCGGGGATGTTGGGTCTGCAGACCGCTCTGTCCGTGGTCGTCGAGACGATGGTCCGTCCCGGACTGCTCGACTGGCGTGGGGTGGCACGGGTGTTGAGCGAACGCCCCGCTCAGATCGCCGGACTGCCGGACCAGGGCAGGCCGTTGGCCGAAGGCGAGCCGGCGAACCTGGTGCTGGTCGATCCGGACACGGAGTGGACCGTCCAGGGCTCGGAATTGGCGAGCCGGGCGAGGAACACGCCGTACGAAGGCCTGCGACTACCGGCCGTGGTGAGCGCCACGTTGCTGCGTGGGCGCATCACCTCGCGCGAAGGGAAACTTGTGTGATGGACAGGCTTTTGCTGACACTGCTGGTCTTTGCGTTCTTCGCGCTCTGTGTGTACGGCATGTGGCGCGGCTGGCGACGGCAGGCCCGCGCCCAGAGCGTGCGGATACCGCCGTTCTCGCCCGTGCCCGACGATCCCGGCGAACCGGAGCTGGAAACGCGAGGCATCTACGTCAGCACGACGATGTCGGGCCGTTGGCA
It encodes the following:
- a CDS encoding dihydroorotase, coding for MTTSSVLLRQVRLYGTGEPVDVLIADGVIAEIGRPDAPAGAEVIDGDGQILLPGFVDLHTHLREPGREDAETIETGSAAAALGGYTAVFAMANTDPVADNAVITDYVWRRGQEVGLVDVHPVGAVTVGLAGERLAEMGTMANSAARVRMFSDDGHCVFDPLVMRRALEYSTALGVVVAQHAEDPRLTVGAQAHEGERAARLGYPGWPASAEESIVARDCVLARHAGARLHICHVSAAGTVDVLRWAKELGTAVSAEVTPHHLLLTDERLSTFDPVNKVNPPLRSEADVQRMRQALADGVIDCVATDHAPHAPQDKDCEWAAARPGMLGLQTALSVVVETMVRPGLLDWRGVARVLSERPAQIAGLPDQGRPLAEGEPANLVLVDPDTEWTVQGSELASRARNTPYEGLRLPAVVSATLLRGRITSREGKLV
- a CDS encoding aspartate carbamoyltransferase catalytic subunit, which produces MRHLLSTDGLDAATATAILDTADELKRTLLGREVRKLPTLRGRTVITLFYENSTRTRVSFEIAGKWMSADVVNVSAGGSSVGKGESLRDTALTLSAAGADCVVIRHPASGAAHRLAGWLAETGTSVINAGDGTHEHPTQALLDAATLRERLGGLEGRRVTIVGDVLHSRVARSNAHLLPLLGAEVTLVAPPTLLPVGVESWPVTVSHDLDAALPATDAVMMLRVQAERMHGGFFPSAREYAIAYGLNETRLKLLPEHAVVLHPGPMLRGMEIASAVADAPNAVITEQVRNGVHVRMAVLYHLLAGEGEKS
- the pyrR gene encoding bifunctional pyr operon transcriptional regulator/uracil phosphoribosyltransferase PyrR, which encodes MASRSRGATGSAAERELLSAGDVARTIARMAHQVIEKTALGAEGMPPPVLLGIPTRGAPLAARLSARITEFSGVAVPKGTLDVTLYRDDLRRRPTRPLAQTQLPDSGIDDRVVVLVDDVLYSGRTIRAALDALRDHGRPRAVQLAVLIDRGHRELPIRADYVGKNVPTSRSEDVSVLLDEVDGRDAVLLRERR